One window from the genome of Pseudomonadota bacterium encodes:
- a CDS encoding prepilin-type N-terminal cleavage/methylation domain-containing protein: protein MDLNRGFSLLEALVTLGILSLLTSFAVVRLSVTIQRQHLLAESARLKLFLEQARSLSIANEASIVVSITPSRITTDAQGVAAPISHLLRRGVTIKPIETGGSALRFYSTNTATPTTLTLLLDKLSCSLVISLRARIRIVC, encoded by the coding sequence ATGGATCTGAATCGCGGCTTTTCATTGCTAGAGGCGCTCGTTACCCTCGGGATCCTCTCCCTGCTAACCTCTTTTGCGGTCGTACGTTTGTCAGTAACTATCCAAAGACAACACCTCTTAGCTGAATCGGCCCGTTTGAAATTGTTTCTTGAGCAAGCACGCAGCCTCTCCATAGCTAACGAAGCTTCCATAGTGGTATCTATTACACCCTCACGCATCACCACAGATGCGCAGGGAGTAGCTGCTCCCATATCCCATCTCTTACGCCGAGGCGTAACGATAAAGCCTATAGAAACAGGTGGCAGCGCCCTGCGCTTTTATTCAACTAATACCGCTACTCCAACAACGCTTACCCTTTTGCTCGATAAATTAAGCTGTAGTTTAGTTATCTCGCTACGAGCCCGTATCCGGATTGTATGCTAA